A single genomic interval of Nonomuraea rubra harbors:
- a CDS encoding isoprenyl transferase: MGLRDLVYRLYEHRLEAKLSKDSIPRHVGVIIDGNRRWARAMGLRDVATGHRKGADKISELLGWCRELGVEVVTVWMLSNDNLNRPREELEPLLRIIEDVTQELVAEGWRISPVGALDLLPDRTANVLKNAKEASSHRPGLIVNVAVGYGGRREIADAVRSLLQEHASRGASIEDLVEVLDVEHIAEHLYTRGQPDPDLLIRTSGEQRLSGFMLWQSAHSEFYFHEAYWPDFRRVDFLRALRDYAARHRRYGS; this comes from the coding sequence GTGGGCCTGCGCGACCTGGTCTACCGGCTGTACGAACACCGGCTGGAGGCCAAGCTGTCGAAGGACAGCATCCCCCGGCATGTCGGGGTCATCATCGACGGCAACCGCCGCTGGGCGCGGGCCATGGGCCTGCGCGACGTGGCCACGGGCCACCGCAAGGGCGCGGACAAGATCTCCGAGCTGCTCGGCTGGTGCCGGGAGCTGGGCGTCGAGGTGGTCACGGTATGGATGTTGTCCAACGACAACCTGAACCGGCCGAGGGAAGAGCTGGAGCCGCTGCTGCGCATCATCGAGGACGTGACGCAGGAGCTGGTGGCCGAGGGCTGGCGGATCAGCCCGGTCGGCGCCCTCGATCTGCTACCGGACCGGACGGCTAATGTCCTAAAAAATGCAAAAGAAGCTTCATCACACCGTCCAGGCCTGATTGTGAACGTTGCAGTTGGGTATGGAGGAAGACGTGAGATTGCCGATGCGGTGCGCTCACTGCTCCAGGAGCACGCGAGCAGGGGAGCGAGCATCGAGGACCTGGTCGAGGTACTCGATGTCGAGCACATCGCGGAGCATCTTTACACTCGCGGCCAGCCCGACCCGGACCTCCTCATCCGGACCTCGGGCGAGCAGCGCCTGTCCGGCTTCATGCTCTGGCAGAGTGCTCACTCCGAGTTCTACTTCCACGAGGCTTACTGGCCGGACTTCCGCAGGGTGGACTTCCTGCGGGCGCTGCGTGATTACGCTGCGAGACACCGACGTTACGGTTCCTGA
- a CDS encoding PhoH family protein, whose amino-acid sequence MLDTSVLLADPAAMTRFAEHDVVLPIVVITELEGKRHHPELGYFARKALRYLDDLRVQYGRLDEAMPTGDGTIRVELNHSDPSILPVGFRLGDNDTRILTVARSLAAEGCDVVLVSKDLPMRVKAASIGLVAEEYRAELVHESGWTGMAEVQVTTDDVETLFESGTADLEEARDLPAHTGLRLLSAKGSALGRVQPDKSVRLVRGDREVFGLHGRSAEQRIALDLLMDPEIGIVSLGGRAGTGKSALALCAGLEAVLERRQHRKVIVFRPIYAVGGQELGYLPGSEGEKMGPWAQAVYDTLGAITSPEVIEEVLDRGMLEVLPLTHIRGRSLHDAFVIVDEAQSLERGVLLTVLSRIGANSRVVLTHDVAQRDNLRVGRHDGVVAVVEKLKGHPLFAHVTLTRSERSPIAALVTEMLEDITM is encoded by the coding sequence GTGCTGGACACCTCGGTCCTCCTAGCCGACCCGGCGGCGATGACCCGGTTCGCCGAGCACGACGTGGTCCTTCCGATCGTGGTCATCACGGAGCTGGAAGGCAAGCGGCACCATCCGGAGCTCGGCTACTTCGCCCGCAAGGCCCTGCGCTACCTGGACGACCTGCGCGTCCAGTACGGCAGGCTGGACGAGGCGATGCCGACAGGGGACGGCACGATCAGGGTAGAGCTCAACCACAGCGATCCGTCCATCCTGCCCGTGGGCTTCCGCCTCGGCGACAACGACACGCGCATCCTGACCGTGGCCCGCTCACTGGCCGCCGAGGGCTGCGACGTCGTGCTGGTCTCCAAGGACCTGCCGATGCGGGTCAAGGCCGCCTCGATCGGCCTGGTGGCCGAGGAGTACCGCGCCGAGCTGGTGCACGAGTCGGGCTGGACGGGGATGGCGGAGGTCCAGGTCACCACGGACGACGTGGAGACCCTCTTCGAGTCGGGCACCGCCGACCTGGAGGAGGCCAGGGACCTGCCCGCGCACACGGGCCTGCGGCTGCTGTCGGCCAAGGGCTCCGCGCTCGGCAGGGTGCAGCCCGACAAGTCGGTGCGCCTGGTCCGCGGCGACCGCGAGGTGTTCGGCCTGCACGGCCGCTCAGCAGAGCAGCGCATCGCGCTCGACCTGCTGATGGACCCGGAGATCGGCATCGTCTCGCTCGGCGGCAGGGCCGGCACCGGCAAGTCGGCGCTGGCGCTCTGCGCGGGCCTGGAGGCGGTCCTGGAGCGCCGCCAGCACCGCAAGGTGATCGTCTTCCGCCCCATCTACGCCGTGGGCGGCCAGGAGCTCGGCTACCTGCCCGGCTCCGAGGGCGAGAAGATGGGCCCGTGGGCCCAGGCGGTCTACGACACCCTCGGCGCCATCACCTCACCCGAGGTGATCGAGGAGGTGCTCGACCGGGGCATGCTGGAGGTGCTCCCGCTGACCCACATCCGCGGCCGGTCGCTGCACGACGCGTTCGTGATCGTGGACGAGGCCCAGTCGCTCGAACGCGGGGTGCTGCTGACCGTGCTGAGCCGGATCGGCGCCAACTCGCGGGTGGTGCTCACCCACGACGTGGCCCAGCGCGACAACCTGCGCGTCGGCCGGCACGACGGCGTGGTCGCGGTGGTGGAGAAGCTGAAGGGTCACCCGCTGTTCGCCCACGTCACGCTCACCAGGTCCGAGCGCTCCCCGATCGCCGCGCTGGTGACGGAGATGCTCGAGGACATCACCATGTGA
- a CDS encoding HAMP domain-containing sensor histidine kinase: MIIPRPTGLRARLVITFTLVAVTASLLVATIGYELAKSALLTRTETTSLDLVTRELATINFPIGKLRPGEAAPTSRELSRVAHALAGPGRSALVEYGTVVASEGPMSLSDVPNELHGRAKQSVVTQRKIIDNELYLIVGAEVYRDNAGRPESTGLQAFVFFPLRDDQRQLDTLRTTLAQTGLVIVLIALGVALVSARQVLLPVRRLSAAAQALGQGRLDTRLPVHGQDELAGLTARFNDAAAALELSVSELRSLEAMSRRFVADVSHELRTPLTAMTAVADMLSDEADHLPEAPAQAVRLVLREIERLRELVEHLIEISRFDAGTATLNLEPVNVADSIQDCLEVRGWSDQVTVTASQGLTANLDPSRFDVIVANLVGNALKHGLPPVVVTARTTENGLEVKVRDHGKGIPREALAHVFDRFFKAGAGRARSQGSGLGLAIARANVQLHGGTISVRLQHPGTLFTVWLPHI; encoded by the coding sequence GTGATCATCCCCCGTCCCACGGGGCTGCGTGCCCGCCTGGTCATCACGTTCACCCTCGTCGCCGTCACCGCCTCCCTGCTGGTCGCCACCATCGGCTACGAGCTGGCCAAGAGCGCGCTGCTCACCAGGACCGAGACCACCTCACTGGACCTGGTGACCAGGGAGCTGGCCACCATCAACTTCCCCATCGGGAAGCTCAGGCCGGGCGAGGCCGCCCCGACGTCCAGGGAGCTCTCCCGGGTGGCCCACGCGCTGGCGGGGCCGGGACGCAGCGCCCTGGTCGAGTACGGCACCGTCGTCGCCTCCGAGGGCCCCATGTCGCTCAGCGACGTGCCCAACGAGCTGCACGGCAGGGCCAAGCAGAGCGTCGTCACCCAACGCAAGATCATCGACAACGAGCTCTACCTCATCGTCGGCGCCGAGGTCTACCGCGACAACGCCGGCCGGCCCGAGTCCACCGGCCTGCAGGCGTTCGTCTTCTTCCCCCTGCGCGACGACCAGCGCCAGCTCGACACGCTGAGGACCACGCTCGCCCAGACCGGCCTCGTCATCGTGCTGATCGCCCTGGGCGTGGCGCTGGTGTCGGCCCGGCAGGTGCTGCTGCCGGTGCGCCGGCTGAGCGCCGCCGCCCAGGCGCTCGGGCAGGGCAGGCTGGACACCAGGCTGCCCGTGCACGGCCAGGACGAGCTGGCCGGGCTCACCGCCCGGTTCAACGACGCGGCGGCCGCGCTGGAGCTGAGCGTGTCGGAGCTGCGCTCGCTGGAGGCCATGTCCCGCAGGTTCGTGGCCGACGTCTCGCACGAGCTGCGCACACCGCTGACCGCCATGACGGCCGTGGCCGACATGCTCTCCGACGAGGCCGACCACCTGCCGGAGGCACCCGCGCAGGCCGTACGGCTGGTGCTCAGGGAGATCGAGCGCCTGCGCGAGCTGGTCGAGCACCTCATCGAGATCAGCCGCTTCGACGCGGGCACGGCCACGCTCAACCTGGAGCCGGTGAACGTGGCCGACTCCATCCAGGACTGCCTGGAGGTACGCGGCTGGAGCGACCAGGTGACGGTCACCGCCTCCCAGGGCCTGACCGCCAACCTCGACCCCAGCCGGTTCGACGTCATCGTGGCCAACCTGGTCGGCAACGCGCTCAAGCACGGCCTGCCCCCGGTCGTGGTCACCGCCAGGACCACGGAGAACGGCCTGGAGGTGAAGGTGCGCGACCACGGCAAGGGCATCCCGCGGGAGGCGCTGGCGCACGTCTTCGACCGCTTCTTCAAGGCCGGCGCGGGCCGGGCGCGCAGCCAGGGCAGCGGCCTGGGCCTGGCCATCGCCCGCGCCAACGTCCAGCTCCACGGGGGCACGATCTCCGTACGCCTCCAGCACCCTGGAACCCTCTTCACGGTCTGGCTGCCGCACATATGA
- a CDS encoding response regulator transcription factor has product MAGILLVEDDPSVRTALELALTRQGHSVTSYATGEEALDHIRARRPEIAILDVMLPGIDGVEVCRRVRKLDQLPVILLTARGDDLDVVVGLEAGADDYVVKPVEPRVLDARIRAVLRRAESAASDRITFGDLVIDRGALKVTLAGKEIHLTPTELRLLLELVRHPGQVLNRRYLLRAVWDHTHIADSRLVDACVQRIRAKIEPKPAEPVFIHTVRGFGYRFSPP; this is encoded by the coding sequence GTGGCTGGCATCCTCCTCGTAGAAGACGACCCCTCGGTCCGCACGGCGCTAGAGCTGGCGCTGACCAGGCAGGGGCACTCCGTCACGTCGTACGCGACGGGTGAGGAGGCTCTCGACCACATCAGGGCCCGCCGCCCGGAGATCGCGATTCTCGACGTGATGCTCCCGGGCATCGACGGCGTCGAGGTGTGCCGCCGCGTACGCAAGCTCGACCAGCTCCCCGTCATCCTGCTCACGGCCCGCGGCGACGACCTGGACGTGGTCGTCGGGCTGGAGGCCGGCGCCGACGACTACGTGGTCAAGCCGGTCGAGCCGCGCGTCCTGGACGCCCGCATCCGCGCCGTGCTGCGCCGCGCCGAGTCCGCCGCCTCCGACCGCATCACGTTCGGCGACCTCGTGATCGACCGGGGTGCGCTCAAGGTCACACTGGCCGGCAAGGAGATCCACCTGACCCCGACGGAGCTGCGGCTGCTGCTCGAACTGGTCCGGCACCCCGGCCAGGTGCTCAACCGCCGCTACCTGCTGCGCGCCGTCTGGGACCACACGCACATCGCCGACTCCCGCCTGGTGGACGCCTGCGTGCAGCGCATCCGCGCCAAGATCGAGCCCAAACCGGCCGAGCCCGTCTTCATCCACACCGTGCGCGGCTTCGGATACCGGTTCAGCCCCCCGTGA
- a CDS encoding lytic transglycosylase domain-containing protein, translated as MVIVFGGGGFVVNRAIENANRPAQEPPSITDLGRLASGDLYAPDPEADLLKAEAEQAYRADKLKKDRTGQAGKGLDWVVPEQAPAGDGFPAMNFPPGSDPSPGSNKATAKAMLASFGFGADQWGCLERLWHKESGWNERAMNRYSGAYGIPQSLPGSKMASAGADWQTNAATQIKWGLGYIKGRYGTPCAAWGHSQRVGWY; from the coding sequence CTGGTGATCGTCTTCGGTGGCGGCGGGTTCGTCGTGAACCGCGCCATCGAGAACGCCAACAGGCCGGCGCAGGAGCCGCCGTCGATCACCGATCTCGGCAGGCTCGCCAGCGGCGACCTGTACGCGCCCGACCCCGAGGCCGACCTGCTCAAGGCCGAGGCCGAGCAGGCGTACAGGGCCGACAAGCTCAAGAAGGACCGCACCGGCCAGGCCGGCAAGGGCCTCGACTGGGTGGTGCCCGAGCAGGCCCCCGCCGGCGACGGCTTCCCCGCCATGAACTTCCCGCCGGGCAGCGACCCCTCGCCGGGCAGCAACAAGGCCACCGCCAAGGCGATGCTGGCCTCGTTCGGGTTCGGCGCGGACCAGTGGGGCTGCCTGGAGCGGCTCTGGCACAAGGAGAGCGGCTGGAACGAGCGGGCGATGAACCGCTACTCCGGCGCGTACGGCATCCCGCAGTCGCTGCCCGGCAGCAAGATGGCCAGCGCGGGCGCCGACTGGCAGACCAACGCCGCGACCCAGATCAAGTGGGGCCTGGGCTACATCAAGGGCCGCTACGGCACGCCCTGCGCCGCCTGGGGCCACTCGCAGCGCGTCGGTTGGTATTAG
- a CDS encoding glycosyltransferase family 2 protein, translating to MGVKVSVIINVHNPGDTADACVRSALEQTMPPDEYEVIVVDDGSTDGIAERLDTIAAVRENVRALHLPYTGSPSRARNVGLAAAAGDYVYFLEPGDRLERDAVERMHDRAVETDADVLVGRMVRDFGPPMTAFARSTGRADILRDRLLTVLHPEQLFRRAFLEEHELGFSVPGSRMGEQAFVLRAYLHAKVIAVLAEHVCCHLGERPGTEEEPRAIVRELHKLLDDVDTYVGEGRQRDRMYAYWLRYAVLRPLVTSRFADSSVDRGMHFRVVQELMERRFPEHLDRHLPVQLRVVAAYVRMGRLDQIVLMSNSSRRAGLRADLTEVRWDAHVLVLGLTAEVLAGDGTPDKYQVDGDNLHWIPPRSLETRKLPADVTDITRDVERARIELYVRHAETGVVHFLPLAQHVERVPAGRRRVRVRIKGETRLDITTAALGEPLRPGVWEVHVRMFSGANQARSRVSRPDGPLNCLGVLAQRPRMRLVVPCWSDSGELGLAIEPRSFSESIKLVSPGVEVKHLGRHLYVVLPVPYVPPSGGPPLELVMRSTGRRAREVSAPALVEAGVPGRLAGQLVAKVPVKRLLPGPEHFGPGSWLCTLRSPDEEVGLRFALEMRKGRIEARPAAAVDPERRPPMGRDTALHRLGRRLPGARHLVRLARAGRYRYLTD from the coding sequence ATGGGTGTGAAGGTCAGTGTGATCATCAATGTCCACAATCCGGGTGACACCGCCGACGCGTGCGTCCGCTCCGCGCTGGAGCAGACGATGCCCCCGGACGAGTACGAGGTGATCGTCGTGGACGACGGGTCCACGGACGGGATCGCCGAGCGCCTGGACACCATCGCGGCCGTTCGCGAGAACGTCCGGGCGCTGCACCTGCCGTACACGGGCTCACCCTCGCGCGCCCGCAACGTCGGGCTGGCCGCGGCCGCCGGCGACTACGTCTACTTCCTGGAGCCGGGCGACCGCCTGGAGCGGGACGCCGTCGAGCGCATGCACGACCGGGCCGTGGAGACCGACGCGGACGTGCTGGTCGGCCGCATGGTCCGCGACTTCGGCCCGCCGATGACCGCCTTCGCGCGCAGCACGGGCCGGGCCGACATCCTGCGCGACCGGCTGCTCACCGTGCTCCACCCGGAGCAGCTCTTCCGGCGCGCGTTCCTGGAGGAGCACGAGCTGGGCTTCTCCGTGCCGGGCAGCCGGATGGGGGAGCAGGCGTTCGTGCTGCGCGCCTACCTGCACGCCAAGGTCATCGCGGTGCTGGCCGAGCACGTCTGCTGCCACCTCGGGGAGCGTCCCGGCACCGAGGAGGAGCCGCGGGCCATCGTCAGGGAGCTGCACAAGCTGCTGGACGACGTCGACACCTACGTGGGCGAGGGGCGCCAGCGCGACCGCATGTACGCGTACTGGCTGCGGTACGCCGTCCTGCGCCCGCTGGTGACCAGCAGGTTCGCCGACTCGTCCGTCGACAGGGGCATGCACTTCCGCGTCGTGCAGGAGCTGATGGAGCGGCGCTTCCCCGAGCACCTCGACCGCCACCTGCCCGTCCAGCTCCGCGTGGTGGCCGCGTACGTCCGCATGGGTCGTCTGGACCAGATCGTGCTCATGTCGAACTCCTCCAGGCGCGCGGGCCTGCGCGCCGACCTCACCGAGGTGCGCTGGGACGCCCACGTCCTGGTGCTCGGGCTGACCGCCGAGGTGCTGGCCGGCGACGGCACGCCCGACAAGTACCAGGTGGACGGCGACAACCTGCACTGGATCCCGCCGCGCTCGCTGGAGACCAGGAAGCTGCCCGCGGACGTCACCGACATCACCAGGGACGTCGAGCGGGCCCGCATCGAGCTCTACGTGCGCCACGCCGAGACCGGCGTGGTGCACTTCCTGCCGCTCGCCCAGCACGTCGAGCGCGTCCCGGCGGGCCGCCGCCGGGTCCGGGTCCGCATCAAGGGCGAGACCCGCCTGGACATCACCACCGCGGCCCTCGGCGAGCCGCTGCGGCCGGGGGTGTGGGAGGTGCACGTGCGCATGTTCAGCGGCGCCAACCAGGCCAGGAGCCGCGTCAGCCGCCCCGACGGCCCGCTCAACTGCCTCGGCGTGCTGGCCCAGCGGCCCAGGATGCGGCTGGTCGTGCCGTGCTGGAGCGACTCGGGGGAGCTGGGGCTGGCCATCGAGCCGCGCTCGTTCTCCGAGTCGATCAAGCTGGTGTCGCCGGGCGTGGAGGTCAAGCACCTGGGGCGGCACCTGTACGTCGTGCTGCCGGTGCCGTACGTGCCGCCGAGCGGGGGGCCGCCGCTGGAGCTCGTCATGCGCAGCACCGGCAGGCGCGCCCGCGAGGTGAGCGCGCCGGCGCTGGTCGAGGCCGGGGTGCCGGGCAGGCTCGCCGGCCAGCTCGTGGCCAAGGTGCCGGTCAAGCGCCTGCTTCCCGGCCCCGAGCACTTCGGGCCGGGAAGCTGGCTGTGCACGCTGCGCTCTCCCGACGAGGAGGTCGGGCTGCGGTTCGCGCTGGAGATGCGCAAGGGGAGGATCGAGGCCAGGCCCGCCGCCGCCGTCGATCCCGAGCGCCGCCCGCCCATGGGCCGCGACACCGCGCTGCACCGGCTCGGCCGCAGGCTGCCCGGCGCGCGGCACCTCGTGCGCCTGGCGCGCGCGGGCAGGTACCGCTACCTCACCGACTGA
- a CDS encoding tannase/feruloyl esterase family alpha/beta hydrolase produces the protein MLVALTLVASLLTPAGQITVPGAEHAQIAALDDLTTAGTARTGHTDPADWAGLHSAATVNPTGVPGLQIDGYFPDTSTGNTTHGWNHDSQFVIRLPKEWNGGLVVSGTPGNREQYANDFTISDWVLSKGYAFASTDKGNVGVNFHEDGRRPGDAIAEWNHRVTQLTVAAKAVVRQRYGRQPERTFAAGISNGGYLVRWQLENRGWLYDGGVDWEGTLWRVKGDNLLNYLPPALKAYPDEAGVRAAGFAAGSEFLWPFHRQYYWELTQQLYQKELDPSYQGAAADYDYDQRKPYAAVARIALTGRITKPLITLHGTLDTLLPISRDSDVYAKMVGPHRPFRYHRIEGGNHLDSLVDVYPDRLKPMLPAFRSAIDELAGWVRP, from the coding sequence ATGCTGGTCGCGCTCACGCTCGTGGCGAGCTTACTGACACCTGCCGGCCAGATCACGGTCCCGGGCGCCGAGCACGCGCAGATCGCCGCGCTCGACGACCTGACCACGGCCGGCACGGCGCGGACGGGCCACACCGACCCCGCCGACTGGGCCGGGCTGCACTCGGCAGCCACGGTCAACCCCACCGGCGTGCCCGGCCTCCAGATCGACGGCTACTTCCCCGACACCTCCACCGGCAACACCACGCACGGCTGGAACCACGACTCCCAGTTCGTGATCAGGCTGCCGAAGGAGTGGAACGGCGGCCTGGTCGTCTCCGGCACCCCCGGCAACAGGGAGCAGTACGCCAACGACTTCACGATCTCCGACTGGGTCCTGTCGAAGGGCTACGCGTTCGCCTCCACCGACAAGGGCAACGTGGGCGTGAACTTCCACGAGGACGGCCGCCGCCCCGGCGACGCCATCGCCGAGTGGAACCACCGCGTCACCCAGCTCACTGTGGCCGCCAAGGCCGTGGTCAGGCAGCGGTACGGCAGGCAGCCCGAGCGCACGTTCGCCGCGGGCATCTCCAACGGCGGCTACCTGGTGCGGTGGCAGCTGGAGAACCGCGGGTGGCTCTACGACGGCGGCGTGGACTGGGAGGGCACGCTCTGGCGGGTCAAGGGCGACAACCTGCTGAACTACCTGCCTCCGGCGCTGAAGGCGTACCCGGACGAGGCCGGGGTGCGGGCGGCCGGGTTCGCGGCGGGCTCGGAGTTCCTGTGGCCGTTCCACCGGCAGTACTACTGGGAGCTCACCCAGCAGCTCTACCAGAAGGAGCTGGACCCGTCCTACCAGGGCGCCGCGGCGGACTACGACTACGACCAGCGCAAGCCGTACGCCGCCGTGGCCAGGATCGCGCTGACCGGCAGGATCACCAAGCCGCTGATCACCCTGCACGGCACGCTGGACACGCTGCTGCCGATCTCGCGCGACTCCGACGTGTACGCGAAGATGGTCGGCCCGCACCGCCCGTTCCGCTACCACCGGATCGAGGGCGGCAACCACCTCGACAGCCTGGTGGACGTCTACCCCGACCGGCTCAAGCCGATGCTCCCGGCCTTCAGGAGCGCCATCGACGAGCTGGCCGGCTGGGTCCGACCATGA
- a CDS encoding alpha/beta fold hydrolase, which produces MKVTTPRLTQHVLTVEGRTTGEPVLFVHGNVSSAAFWRDAMAALPGGFRPLAVDLRGFGDTDPAPVDATRGLRDYSDDLLELLDAMELDGVHLVGWSMGGGVVLQALRDRPAAVRSLTLVNPVSPYGYGGTEGPDGRLTHPDGTGAGAGAANPDFVSRLGAGDLSEEAPASPRNVFRSSYVKHPVPDEDFYVRAMLTTRVGESHYPGDAATSGAWPGVAPGKTGVLNALAPTHFRVDDLHAIDPKPPILWIRGADDVIVSDASLFDLAHLGALGVVPGSPGTPAQPMVSQTRAVLERYGRYREAVLDDCGHSPHLEYPEEFQRLLAEHLREA; this is translated from the coding sequence ATGAAGGTCACCACGCCGAGACTCACCCAGCACGTCCTGACCGTCGAGGGCAGGACCACCGGCGAGCCCGTACTGTTCGTGCACGGCAACGTCTCCTCCGCCGCCTTCTGGCGCGACGCCATGGCGGCGCTGCCCGGCGGGTTCCGGCCGCTGGCGGTGGACCTGCGCGGGTTCGGCGACACCGACCCGGCGCCCGTGGACGCCACGAGGGGCCTGCGCGACTACTCCGACGACCTCCTGGAGCTCCTGGACGCGATGGAGCTGGACGGGGTGCACCTGGTCGGCTGGAGCATGGGCGGCGGCGTCGTCCTCCAGGCGCTGCGTGACCGCCCTGCGGCCGTCAGGAGCCTCACCCTGGTCAACCCGGTCTCCCCGTACGGCTACGGCGGCACAGAGGGCCCTGACGGGCGGCTGACGCACCCTGACGGGACGGGGGCCGGCGCCGGGGCGGCCAACCCCGACTTCGTGTCCAGGCTCGGCGCGGGCGACCTGTCGGAGGAGGCCCCCGCCTCGCCCCGGAACGTCTTCCGCTCGTCCTACGTCAAGCACCCCGTCCCCGACGAGGACTTCTACGTGCGGGCGATGCTCACCACGCGCGTGGGCGAGTCCCACTACCCCGGCGACGCCGCCACCTCCGGCGCGTGGCCGGGCGTGGCGCCGGGCAAGACGGGCGTGCTCAACGCCCTGGCCCCGACCCACTTCCGCGTGGACGACCTGCACGCGATCGACCCCAAGCCGCCGATCCTGTGGATCAGGGGTGCCGACGACGTGATCGTCTCGGACGCCTCGCTGTTCGACCTGGCCCACCTGGGCGCGCTCGGCGTGGTGCCCGGCTCCCCCGGCACCCCGGCCCAGCCCATGGTGAGCCAGACCAGGGCCGTGCTGGAGCGGTACGGGAGATACCGCGAGGCCGTCCTGGACGACTGCGGCCACAGCCCGCACCTGGAGTACCCGGAAGAGTTCCAGCGCCTGCTGGCCGAGCACCTGAGGGAGGCGTAG
- a CDS encoding MFS transporter, translating into MATSIKKIVAASLIGTTIEWYDFFLYGSAAALVFNKLFFPESDPLTGTLLAFLTYAVGFVARPLGGLVFGHFGDRIGRKTLLVVSLLMMGTATFLIGCLPTYETLGPAAALVLTTLRLVQGFALGGEWGGAVLIVSEHGDTARRGFWASWPQAGAPGGNLLATGVLAALAAWQSEEAFLSWGWRVPFLLSGVLVLIGLWIRLSISESPVFQQAPPEPRAPIVGVLRHHSKDVLVAIGARLAENISFYLLTVFVITYAKQTGIENSTVLNAVLISSGIHFVTIPLWGALSDRVGRRPIYLAGAAGIGVWIFAFFPLVDTGNFLAITLAVTVGLLFHGMMYGPQAAFFSELFGTRTRYTGVSIGAQLSAIVAGALAPIIAVALLQQFGSSVPISAYLGVAALLTLVAVYAARETRGSDLAERIHAK; encoded by the coding sequence ATGGCCACTTCCATCAAGAAGATCGTCGCCGCGAGCCTGATCGGCACCACCATCGAGTGGTACGACTTCTTCCTGTACGGCTCGGCAGCCGCCCTCGTGTTCAACAAGCTCTTCTTCCCCGAGTCCGACCCGCTGACCGGCACGCTGCTGGCGTTCCTCACCTACGCCGTCGGGTTCGTCGCCCGCCCGCTCGGCGGCCTGGTCTTCGGCCACTTCGGCGACCGCATCGGCCGCAAGACGCTGCTGGTCGTCAGCCTGCTGATGATGGGCACGGCGACGTTCCTGATCGGCTGCCTGCCGACGTACGAGACGCTGGGCCCGGCGGCGGCGCTGGTGCTGACGACGCTGCGGCTCGTCCAGGGCTTCGCGCTCGGCGGCGAGTGGGGCGGCGCGGTGCTGATCGTCTCCGAGCACGGCGACACGGCGCGGCGCGGCTTCTGGGCCTCCTGGCCGCAGGCCGGCGCCCCCGGCGGCAACCTGCTGGCCACCGGCGTGCTGGCGGCGCTGGCCGCCTGGCAGTCGGAAGAGGCGTTCCTGTCGTGGGGGTGGCGGGTGCCGTTCCTGCTGTCGGGCGTGCTGGTGCTGATCGGGCTCTGGATCAGGCTGTCGATCAGCGAGTCGCCGGTCTTCCAGCAGGCTCCGCCCGAGCCCAGGGCCCCGATCGTCGGGGTGCTGCGGCACCACTCCAAGGACGTGCTGGTCGCGATCGGCGCCCGCCTGGCGGAGAACATCTCGTTCTACCTGCTGACCGTCTTCGTCATCACCTACGCCAAGCAGACCGGCATCGAGAACTCGACCGTGCTGAACGCGGTGCTGATCTCCTCGGGCATCCACTTCGTGACGATCCCGCTGTGGGGCGCGCTGTCCGACCGGGTCGGCCGCCGCCCGATCTACCTGGCGGGCGCCGCCGGCATCGGCGTGTGGATCTTCGCGTTCTTCCCGCTCGTGGACACCGGCAACTTCCTGGCCATCACCCTGGCCGTCACGGTCGGCCTGCTCTTCCACGGCATGATGTACGGCCCGCAGGCGGCCTTCTTCTCCGAGCTGTTCGGCACCAGGACCCGCTACACCGGCGTCTCCATCGGCGCGCAGCTCTCGGCGATCGTGGCGGGCGCGCTGGCCCCGATCATCGCGGTGGCGCTGCTCCAGCAGTTCGGCAGCAGCGTGCCCATCTCGGCCTACCTCGGCGTGGCGGCGCTGCTCACCCTGGTCGCGGTCTACGCCGCCCGCGAGACTCGGGGCAGCGACCTCGCCGAAAGGATCCACGCGAAATGA